A genomic window from Candidatus Krumholzibacteriia bacterium includes:
- a CDS encoding thiamine biosynthesis protein, giving the protein MSSDLPIRRTAEGRTVRAIGLVSGGLDSTLAVHVIREQGIEVLAVNFSTGFCRSDHHRAMASFGSEQDPRRLRNEALRAGSDLKVPVRVVDISKDYMEIILKPRHGYGANMNPCIDCRAYMLRAAAKIMEEEGADFVFTGEVLGQRPMSQHLRAMKIVEKDAGLEGRLLRPLSAKLLAPTLVEKEGLVDREQLLRIQGRSRKQQMARAEEAGLQDIPSPAGGCCFLTDEIYASRFYDLIRHLPEGGKPDEKGTLLLKVGRHFRLSPDFKLIIGREEAENNFLHHFYPEALFLEALDHSGPLAIVESFTEQEPVAEQLEIMASMVARYGKGRKEETVRVEVRGQDRKEILEVRPLADDSETEAWRIPEKFDAADLLR; this is encoded by the coding sequence ATGTCTTCTGATCTCCCCATCCGCAGAACTGCTGAGGGCAGGACCGTTCGAGCCATCGGTCTGGTTTCCGGCGGACTGGACAGCACCCTGGCCGTCCATGTGATTCGGGAACAGGGCATCGAGGTTCTTGCCGTGAACTTCTCCACCGGTTTTTGCCGAAGCGACCATCATCGAGCCATGGCTTCTTTCGGCTCCGAACAGGATCCCCGCAGGCTTCGCAACGAAGCCCTCCGCGCCGGAAGCGACCTGAAAGTCCCCGTGCGCGTGGTGGACATCTCCAAGGACTACATGGAGATCATCCTCAAGCCGCGGCACGGCTATGGCGCGAACATGAATCCCTGCATCGACTGTCGAGCCTACATGCTCCGGGCCGCAGCGAAAATCATGGAGGAAGAAGGGGCAGATTTCGTCTTTACCGGGGAAGTACTCGGGCAGCGACCCATGAGCCAGCATCTGCGTGCCATGAAAATCGTGGAGAAGGACGCCGGCCTGGAAGGCCGTCTCCTTCGGCCCCTGTCTGCAAAACTGCTGGCCCCCACTCTCGTGGAGAAAGAGGGGCTCGTGGATCGGGAGCAACTGCTTCGTATCCAGGGGCGCAGTCGAAAGCAGCAGATGGCTCGGGCGGAAGAGGCCGGCCTTCAGGACATTCCCAGCCCGGCGGGAGGCTGCTGTTTCCTGACAGATGAAATCTACGCCTCCCGTTTTTACGATCTCATTCGGCATCTCCCCGAGGGCGGGAAACCCGACGAAAAGGGGACCCTTCTGCTGAAGGTCGGTCGCCACTTTCGCCTGTCACCGGATTTCAAGCTGATCATTGGAAGGGAAGAAGCGGAGAACAATTTCCTCCATCACTTCTACCCGGAGGCTCTCTTTCTGGAGGCTCTCGATCACTCCGGTCCTCTGGCCATCGTGGAGAGCTTCACGGAACAGGAACCGGTAGCGGAACAGCTGGAAATCATGGCCTCCATGGTGGCTCGCTACGGAAAGGGCCGGAAGGAAGAAACCGTCCGCGTGGAAGTACGGGGACAGGACCGGAAGGAAATCCTGGAAGTTCGTCCCCTTGCCGACGACTCGGAAACGGAAGCCTGGAGAATCCCCGAAAAGTTCGACGCCGCGGATCTCCTCCGCTAG